From Serinicoccus profundi, the proteins below share one genomic window:
- the scpB gene encoding SMC-Scp complex subunit ScpB: MSQQDDVDPTGSPEPEVAASEEQVAFDINDFPGGARSAIEAVLMVVDEPVTEEALASALELPIEDVGVALDELAQEYAHEQRGFMLRRLGGGWRIYSRPEYAPVVERFLLGGQQARLTQAALETLAVIAYRQPISRARIGAIRGVNVDGVVRTLLARGMVTETGQDPTGGAVLYGTTDLFLQRMGLDSLDDLPALAPYLPSAEVLEELASEGLA, encoded by the coding sequence ATGAGCCAGCAGGATGACGTGGACCCGACCGGGTCGCCAGAGCCCGAGGTGGCCGCCAGCGAGGAGCAGGTGGCCTTCGACATCAACGACTTCCCCGGCGGCGCGCGCTCGGCGATCGAGGCTGTCCTCATGGTCGTCGACGAGCCGGTGACCGAGGAGGCACTGGCCAGCGCTCTGGAGCTGCCGATCGAGGACGTCGGGGTGGCTCTCGACGAGCTTGCCCAGGAGTATGCCCACGAGCAGCGCGGTTTCATGCTGCGCCGGCTGGGCGGCGGGTGGCGGATCTACAGCCGCCCGGAATACGCACCGGTGGTCGAGCGGTTCCTCCTGGGTGGCCAGCAGGCCAGGCTCACCCAGGCCGCCCTGGAGACGCTGGCGGTCATCGCCTACCGTCAACCCATCAGCAGGGCCCGGATCGGCGCCATCCGCGGGGTCAACGTGGACGGTGTCGTGCGGACCCTCCTGGCCCGCGGCATGGTGACCGAGACCGGTCAGGACCCGACCGGCGGCGCGGTGCTCTACGGCACCACTGACCTGTTCCTGCAGCGCATGGGCCTGGACAGCCTGGACGACCTGCCCGCGCTGGCCCCTTATCTTCCCTCGGCCGAAGTGCTCGAGGAGCTCGCATCGGAAGGACTCGCATGA
- the hisA gene encoding 1-(5-phosphoribosyl)-5-[(5-phosphoribosylamino)methylideneamino]imidazole-4-carboxamide isomerase — MTPDLRTDTGEIPVTQSGPFTVYPAIDVRGGAVVRLHKGDYDQETRYTDNPVAVAENYARSGAAWLHLVDLDAARAGGYTLIDTLTTVVETTGLRVQTGGGVRSSDDVQQLLDAGAERVVVGSLAVREPQTVRGWLDRFGPDRITVALDTRIGEDGRWVLPTSGWTSVGEQDLTTTLHDYHGSGLRHVLCTDIGRDGTLSGPNFHLYTMLTRSNPALQIQASGGARSVDDVRAAKRQGCAGIILGKALLEGRLTVADAMLEEQV, encoded by the coding sequence ATGACGCCTGACCTTCGCACCGACACCGGAGAGATCCCCGTGACCCAGAGCGGCCCGTTCACCGTCTATCCCGCCATCGACGTGCGTGGCGGCGCCGTCGTGCGCCTGCACAAGGGCGACTACGACCAGGAGACCCGCTACACCGACAACCCGGTGGCGGTCGCCGAGAACTACGCCCGCTCCGGCGCCGCCTGGCTGCACCTCGTCGACCTCGACGCGGCCCGCGCCGGCGGCTACACCCTCATCGACACGCTCACCACGGTCGTCGAGACCACCGGTCTGCGGGTGCAGACCGGGGGCGGCGTGCGCAGCAGCGACGACGTGCAGCAGCTGCTCGACGCCGGCGCGGAGCGGGTCGTCGTCGGGTCGCTCGCGGTCCGCGAGCCGCAGACGGTCCGCGGCTGGCTGGACCGCTTCGGGCCCGACCGCATCACCGTGGCGCTCGACACCCGCATCGGCGAGGACGGGCGGTGGGTGCTGCCCACCTCGGGCTGGACCTCGGTGGGGGAGCAGGACCTCACGACCACGCTCCACGACTACCACGGCTCCGGTCTGCGGCACGTGCTGTGCACCGACATCGGCCGGGACGGCACGCTGTCCGGCCCCAACTTCCACCTCTACACCATGCTCACCCGCTCCAACCCGGCCCTGCAGATCCAGGCCTCGGGCGGGGCCCGGTCGGTCGACGACGTCCGCGCCGCCAAGCGGCAGGGGTGCGCGGGGATCATCCTCGGCAAGGCGCTCCTCGAGGGCCGCCTCACCGTCGCCGACGCGATGCTGGAGGAGCAGGTATGA
- a CDS encoding segregation and condensation protein A produces the protein MPSAPAPEADAPRAEVTGGDAPVPGTPGGVLVAGRAGFEVHLDVFSGPFELLLGLIAKHKLDVTEIALATVTDEFVAYLRTAQEDGGEWDLSQASEFVLIAATLLDLKAARLLPSAREDDEEDLALIEARDLLFARLLQYRAFKQVADELRLQMEGKGRIFARDVGVEERFASLLPELILTITPEQLAMIAGHAMIPKPPPAVGVDHLHAAQVSVREQASIVVSRLRERGHASFRELVADADTTLVIVARFLALLELFRDTVIALDQDEALGELTVRWTGPDTGDVAQVGAEFDEEVADEPAG, from the coding sequence ATGCCCTCCGCCCCGGCCCCGGAGGCGGACGCCCCGCGGGCCGAGGTCACGGGGGGCGACGCGCCGGTCCCCGGCACCCCGGGCGGGGTGCTCGTGGCCGGGCGGGCGGGCTTCGAGGTCCACCTCGACGTCTTCTCCGGACCCTTCGAGCTGCTGCTCGGCCTCATCGCCAAGCACAAGCTCGACGTCACCGAGATCGCGCTGGCCACGGTCACCGACGAGTTCGTGGCCTACCTGCGCACCGCGCAGGAGGACGGCGGGGAGTGGGACCTGTCGCAGGCGAGCGAGTTCGTGCTCATCGCCGCGACCCTGCTCGACCTCAAGGCGGCCCGGCTGCTGCCCAGTGCGCGGGAGGACGACGAGGAGGACCTCGCGCTCATCGAGGCCCGCGACCTCCTCTTCGCCCGGCTCCTGCAGTACCGCGCGTTCAAGCAGGTCGCCGACGAGCTGCGCCTGCAGATGGAGGGCAAGGGGCGGATCTTCGCCCGCGACGTCGGCGTCGAGGAGCGCTTCGCCTCCCTCCTGCCCGAGCTGATCCTCACCATCACCCCCGAGCAGCTGGCGATGATCGCCGGGCACGCGATGATCCCCAAGCCGCCCCCGGCCGTCGGGGTGGACCACCTCCACGCGGCCCAGGTGTCGGTGCGGGAGCAGGCCTCGATCGTGGTGTCCCGGCTGCGGGAGCGGGGTCACGCGAGCTTCCGCGAGCTCGTGGCCGACGCCGACACCACGCTGGTCATCGTCGCGCGCTTCCTGGCGCTGCTGGAGCTCTTCCGCGACACGGTGATCGCACTGGACCAGGACGAGGCGCTCGGGGAGCTCACCGTGCGCTGGACGGGGCCGGACACAGGTGACGTGGCCCAGGTGGGCGCCGAGTTCGACGAGGAGGTGGCCGATGAGCCAGCAGGATGA
- the hisIE gene encoding bifunctional phosphoribosyl-AMP cyclohydrolase/phosphoribosyl-ATP diphosphatase HisIE, whose product MVDFAVEDVDFSKLGEPGLVPGVVQHARTRQVLMVGFLDEQALRTTLETGLATFWSRSRGAQWTKGETSGNVLAVERVELDCDRDTLLLHAIPTGPTCHTGEPTCFDPGAQPGSFVHELDEVVETRAQERPEGSYTTSLFEGGVRRIAQKVGEEGVETALAAVAQDDEALLGESADLVYHLLVLLRSRDLGLGDVERVLRERHG is encoded by the coding sequence ATGGTCGACTTCGCCGTCGAGGACGTCGACTTCAGCAAGCTCGGCGAGCCTGGTCTCGTCCCCGGCGTCGTGCAGCACGCCCGCACCCGACAGGTCCTCATGGTCGGGTTCCTCGACGAGCAGGCCCTGCGCACGACGCTCGAGACCGGCCTGGCCACCTTCTGGAGCCGCAGCCGGGGTGCGCAGTGGACCAAGGGGGAGACGAGCGGCAACGTGCTCGCCGTCGAGCGGGTCGAGCTGGACTGCGACCGCGACACCTTGCTGCTGCACGCCATACCGACCGGCCCGACGTGCCACACCGGTGAGCCGACCTGCTTCGATCCCGGTGCGCAGCCGGGGTCCTTCGTGCACGAGCTCGACGAGGTCGTGGAGACCCGGGCGCAGGAGCGGCCGGAGGGGTCCTACACCACCAGCCTCTTCGAGGGCGGCGTGCGGCGCATCGCCCAGAAGGTCGGTGAGGAGGGCGTCGAGACGGCACTGGCTGCTGTCGCCCAGGACGACGAGGCGCTGCTGGGGGAGTCGGCCGACCTCGTCTACCACCTCCTCGTGCTCCTCCGCTCCCGCGACCTCGGCCTCGGCGACGTCGAGCGGGTGCTGCGCGAGCGTCACGGCTGA
- a CDS encoding ParA family protein — MTHDRLPGTETSGVGQEGPTGRPLPDFAVPAPLASHGPARIIAMCNQKGGVGKTTSTINLGAALAEYGRKVLMVDFDPQGALSVGFGVRTHDLDVTVYNLLVERDHDVRDVIQPTRVPGIDILPANIDLSAAEVQLVGEVAREQVLARVLRPVLDDYDVVFIDCQPSLGLLTVNALTAAHGVVIPLETEFFAMRGVALLIETIEKITDRLNPRLEIDGILATMYDGRTLHSREVVRSVVDHFGDTVFHTVISRTVKFPDATLAAEPITSYASTHSGAEAYRQLARELVSRGGAP, encoded by the coding sequence GTGACCCACGACCGGCTGCCCGGCACCGAGACCTCGGGCGTGGGGCAGGAAGGCCCCACCGGCCGCCCGCTGCCCGACTTCGCCGTACCCGCCCCGCTCGCGAGCCACGGACCGGCCCGCATCATCGCGATGTGCAACCAGAAGGGCGGCGTCGGCAAGACGACGTCGACGATTAACCTCGGCGCGGCCCTCGCGGAGTACGGCCGCAAGGTCCTCATGGTCGACTTCGACCCCCAGGGGGCGCTGTCCGTGGGCTTCGGGGTCCGCACCCACGACCTGGACGTCACCGTCTACAACCTGCTCGTCGAGCGCGACCACGACGTGCGCGACGTCATCCAGCCCACCCGCGTGCCGGGCATCGACATCCTGCCGGCCAACATCGACCTGTCCGCCGCCGAGGTGCAGCTCGTCGGTGAGGTCGCCCGCGAGCAGGTGCTGGCCCGGGTGCTGCGCCCGGTGCTCGACGACTACGACGTCGTCTTCATCGACTGCCAGCCCTCCCTCGGGCTGCTCACCGTCAACGCCCTCACCGCGGCGCACGGGGTGGTCATCCCGCTGGAGACGGAGTTCTTCGCCATGCGCGGCGTGGCCCTGCTCATCGAGACCATCGAGAAGATCACCGACCGCCTCAACCCCCGCCTGGAGATCGACGGCATCCTCGCGACGATGTACGACGGGCGCACCCTGCACTCGCGCGAGGTCGTCCGCAGTGTCGTCGACCACTTCGGCGACACCGTCTTCCACACGGTCATCAGCCGCACCGTGAAGTTCCCCGACGCGACGCTGGCGGCCGAGCCGATCACGAGCTACGCCAGCACCCACTCGGGCGCGGAGGCCTACCGTCAGCTGGCCCGCGAGCTCGTCTCGCGCGGCGGCGCACCCTGA
- the hisF gene encoding imidazole glycerol phosphate synthase subunit HisF: MTLARRIIPCLDVREGRVVKGTRFRDHRDMGDIVELAQRYAASGADELVFYDITASPEGRGVDVGWVERVARAIDIPFCVAGGIRSVETARAVLHAGADKVSVNTPATQRPELVGELAEAFGVQCVVVGVDSLRDEDGHWRIRQFTGNPDATRALEVTTLDWVRRVVDLGAGEVVLNCMGSDGVREGYDLEQLAAVREVCPVPLVASGGAGATQHFIDVFAEADVDGALAATVFHDGSIPIPSLKQSLAAAGIEVRA, encoded by the coding sequence ATGACGCTCGCCCGCCGGATCATCCCGTGCCTGGACGTGCGCGAGGGTCGGGTCGTCAAGGGCACCCGCTTCCGCGACCACCGGGACATGGGCGACATCGTCGAGCTCGCGCAGCGGTATGCCGCCTCCGGCGCCGACGAGCTCGTGTTCTACGACATCACCGCGAGCCCCGAGGGGCGCGGCGTCGACGTCGGCTGGGTGGAGCGGGTGGCCCGGGCCATCGACATCCCCTTCTGCGTCGCCGGTGGCATCCGCTCGGTGGAGACCGCCCGGGCCGTCCTGCACGCCGGGGCGGACAAGGTGTCGGTCAACACTCCCGCCACGCAGCGCCCGGAGCTCGTCGGCGAGCTCGCGGAGGCCTTCGGAGTGCAGTGCGTCGTCGTCGGGGTCGACAGCCTGCGCGACGAGGACGGCCACTGGCGGATCCGTCAGTTCACCGGTAACCCGGACGCCACCCGCGCCCTGGAGGTGACCACGCTGGACTGGGTGCGCCGCGTCGTCGACCTCGGCGCGGGCGAGGTCGTGCTCAACTGCATGGGCTCCGACGGCGTGCGGGAGGGCTACGACCTGGAACAGCTGGCCGCCGTCCGCGAGGTGTGCCCGGTGCCGCTGGTGGCCAGCGGCGGCGCCGGCGCCACCCAGCACTTCATCGACGTCTTCGCCGAGGCGGACGTCGACGGGGCCCTGGCCGCCACGGTCTTCCACGACGGCTCCATCCCCATCCCCTCCCTCAAGCAGAGCCTGGCCGCCGCCGGGATCGAGGTGCGCGCATGA
- the xerD gene encoding site-specific tyrosine recombinase XerD has protein sequence MTTPAPKPAPRSPLARAAGDWLDHLRVERGRSEHTLRAYRRDLDRYLRFLAGQGVGAPEEVREQHVTDFLAHLRAGDEEHQPLAATSAARAVVAVRGLHTFLAVEGEVSDDPAREVTPPTPPRRLPKALTVTDVERLLQAAAVGDTPAALRDRALLEVLYGCGARVSEAIALDVDDLELGRAGDGTGGVVRLFGKGRKERIVPMGRYARDALDTWLVRGRPELASRGAGTPAVFVNARGGRLSRQSAWTAIKAAAQRADLRGEISPHTLRHSFATHLLDGGADVRVVQELLGHASVATTQIYTHVSTQHLREVYAQAHPRARSARA, from the coding sequence GTGACCACGCCCGCGCCGAAGCCCGCGCCCCGCTCGCCGCTGGCGCGCGCGGCCGGCGACTGGCTGGACCACCTGCGGGTCGAGCGCGGACGGTCCGAGCACACGCTGCGGGCCTACCGCCGTGACCTCGACCGCTACCTGCGCTTCCTCGCCGGGCAGGGTGTCGGCGCGCCGGAGGAGGTGCGCGAGCAGCACGTCACCGACTTCCTGGCCCACCTGAGGGCCGGCGACGAGGAACATCAGCCGCTGGCGGCGACGTCGGCAGCGCGAGCGGTCGTCGCGGTGCGCGGGCTGCACACCTTCCTCGCCGTCGAGGGCGAGGTGAGCGACGACCCGGCCCGCGAGGTGACGCCACCGACCCCGCCGCGCCGCCTGCCCAAAGCGCTCACCGTGACCGACGTGGAGCGGCTGCTCCAGGCGGCCGCGGTCGGCGACACCCCGGCGGCGCTGCGGGACCGCGCGCTCCTCGAGGTGCTCTACGGCTGCGGGGCCCGGGTGAGCGAGGCCATCGCGCTGGACGTCGACGACCTCGAGCTCGGTCGGGCCGGCGATGGCACGGGGGGAGTGGTCCGGCTCTTCGGCAAGGGGCGCAAGGAGCGGATCGTGCCGATGGGCCGGTATGCCCGGGACGCCCTCGACACCTGGCTGGTCCGGGGCAGGCCTGAGCTGGCGAGCCGTGGCGCGGGCACGCCGGCGGTCTTCGTCAACGCCCGCGGTGGACGCCTGTCGCGCCAGTCGGCGTGGACGGCGATCAAGGCGGCGGCGCAGCGGGCCGACCTGCGCGGCGAGATCTCACCGCATACCCTCCGTCACTCCTTCGCGACCCACCTGCTCGACGGGGGCGCCGATGTGCGGGTCGTCCAGGAGCTGCTCGGCCACGCCTCGGTGGCGACCACCCAGATCTACACCCATGTGTCGACCCAGCACCTGCGCGAGGTCTACGCCCAGGCCCACCCGCGCGCCCGCTCCGCCCGCGCCTGA
- a CDS encoding pseudouridine synthase, giving the protein MSNGKQQGRGRGSGGGAGQGKLRGGARGSGPRVPSQGGGAGPRRAGGSKPPRRRRPSTPADPASRDVHSPEGVRLQKLLAGAGFGSRRACEKLIEDGRVQVDGQVVVELGVRVDPSSQTVHVDGDRVVVDADKVYLAFNKPAGVVSTMEDEEGRPCLTDYVGHLSQRLFHVGRLDVDTEGLLLLTNDGDLAHKLQHPAYGVPKTYVAQVHGVMGPGIGKQLRDGIQLEDGLAKADSFRLVDNIPGHSIIEVVLHEGRKHIVRRMMEEVGYPVEALSRVQIGPIKLAELRPGKYRALSAEEVAQLYRSAGE; this is encoded by the coding sequence ATGAGCAACGGCAAGCAGCAGGGACGAGGTCGTGGATCAGGCGGTGGCGCCGGCCAGGGGAAGCTACGTGGTGGCGCTCGAGGCTCGGGGCCGCGCGTGCCCTCCCAGGGCGGTGGCGCCGGCCCACGACGCGCGGGTGGCAGCAAGCCCCCGCGGCGACGCCGACCCAGCACCCCGGCGGACCCCGCCTCGCGCGACGTCCACAGCCCGGAGGGCGTGCGCCTGCAGAAGCTGCTCGCCGGGGCCGGCTTCGGCAGCCGCCGCGCCTGCGAGAAGCTCATCGAGGACGGCCGCGTCCAGGTCGACGGCCAGGTCGTCGTCGAGCTGGGCGTCCGCGTGGACCCCTCCAGCCAGACCGTGCACGTCGACGGCGACCGCGTCGTCGTCGACGCCGACAAGGTCTACCTCGCCTTCAACAAGCCCGCCGGTGTCGTCTCCACGATGGAGGACGAGGAGGGCCGCCCGTGCCTGACCGACTACGTCGGCCACCTCTCGCAGCGGCTCTTCCACGTCGGTCGCCTCGACGTGGACACCGAGGGCCTCCTGCTGCTCACCAACGACGGCGACCTCGCGCACAAGCTCCAGCACCCGGCCTACGGCGTGCCCAAGACGTATGTCGCCCAGGTCCACGGCGTGATGGGCCCGGGGATCGGCAAGCAGCTGCGCGACGGTATCCAGCTGGAGGACGGCCTGGCCAAGGCCGACAGCTTCCGGCTGGTCGACAACATCCCCGGTCACTCGATCATCGAGGTCGTGCTCCACGAGGGCCGCAAGCACATCGTGCGCCGGATGATGGAGGAGGTCGGCTACCCCGTCGAGGCCCTCTCCCGCGTCCAGATCGGCCCGATCAAGCTCGCGGAGCTGCGCCCGGGCAAGTACCGCGCCCTCTCGGCCGAGGAGGTCGCCCAGCTCTACCGCTCCGCGGGGGAGTGA
- a CDS encoding Clp protease N-terminal domain-containing protein, with translation MTAWRSTLWLAQTSWQECAHLGHREIDVEHVFLATLQDEGVSRVLLPHGVDAEGTRAAVGEVLRAQVDALGVETAALTSPPRRAPQDLHHGAVGTLPVTPRARELMRVTTSVAGLAARLVGEPSGTVRGLLLHQGADPDQVAADLENHGDAPDPGLDVSTLPGIGELDGIPVLARRASRLLPGDLRSLWPRVGTAAGTKPWLSLSPSATARSETTITDSLSRSRVMPWRGPGTLTRERVFVHEPSDGAAGIALWQSSWDLRVWGRRRSGPGTFHHVRLVPEVRGTRVELVSGVVRQPDQRRSLLAAPLRPAVAAGLAIANRNALYQLGLLCDASPATGE, from the coding sequence ATGACCGCATGGCGCTCCACCCTCTGGCTCGCACAGACGTCCTGGCAGGAGTGCGCGCACCTCGGCCACCGGGAGATCGACGTCGAGCACGTCTTCCTCGCGACGCTGCAGGACGAGGGGGTGTCGAGGGTCCTGCTGCCCCACGGCGTCGACGCCGAGGGGACGCGGGCGGCGGTGGGCGAGGTGCTCCGGGCCCAGGTGGACGCTCTCGGCGTCGAGACGGCCGCGCTGACCTCGCCCCCGCGTCGCGCCCCGCAGGACCTGCACCACGGTGCCGTGGGCACCCTGCCGGTCACGCCGCGCGCCCGTGAGCTGATGCGGGTCACCACCTCGGTCGCCGGCCTCGCGGCCCGGCTCGTCGGGGAGCCCAGCGGCACCGTCCGGGGGCTCCTGCTGCACCAGGGCGCCGACCCCGACCAGGTCGCCGCCGACCTCGAAAACCATGGCGACGCGCCCGACCCGGGTCTCGACGTCAGCACCCTGCCGGGGATCGGTGAGCTGGACGGCATACCGGTCCTGGCCCGGCGGGCCAGCAGGCTGCTCCCCGGCGACCTGCGGTCGCTGTGGCCACGCGTCGGCACGGCCGCGGGGACGAAGCCCTGGCTGAGCCTGTCGCCGAGCGCCACCGCCCGCTCGGAGACGACGATCACCGACAGCCTCTCCCGCTCGCGGGTCATGCCGTGGCGGGGCCCGGGCACCCTGACCCGCGAGCGCGTCTTCGTCCACGAGCCGTCGGACGGGGCCGCTGGCATCGCGCTGTGGCAGTCCTCGTGGGACCTGCGCGTCTGGGGACGCCGACGGTCGGGTCCGGGGACGTTCCACCACGTCCGGCTGGTCCCCGAGGTCCGGGGCACCCGCGTGGAGCTCGTCTCCGGGGTGGTGCGTCAGCCTGACCAGCGGCGCAGCCTGCTCGCCGCCCCGCTGCGACCGGCGGTCGCTGCCGGCCTGGCGATCGCCAACCGCAACGCGCTCTACCAGCTCGGCCTGCTGTGCGACGCGTCGCCCGCGACAGGGGAGTGA
- a CDS encoding SufE family protein, translating into MPVQDDRNGVTELPPAMAELAEDFHAVSQPERLQLLLELSRELPGLPERYDGQLDKMERVDECQSPLFLAVEVGDDPDRTVSLFFDAPAEAPTTRGFAGILHEGLDGLPAQQVLAVPDDAPYRFGLAEAVSPLRMRGMVGMLGRIKRQVRLRDDARTAEQESA; encoded by the coding sequence ATGCCGGTCCAGGACGACCGCAACGGCGTCACCGAGCTCCCCCCGGCGATGGCCGAGCTGGCCGAGGACTTCCACGCCGTCAGCCAGCCCGAACGCCTCCAGCTGCTGCTCGAGCTGTCCCGTGAGCTGCCCGGGCTCCCCGAGCGCTACGACGGGCAGCTGGACAAGATGGAGCGGGTCGATGAGTGCCAGTCGCCGCTGTTCCTGGCCGTCGAGGTCGGTGACGACCCCGACCGGACCGTGAGCCTGTTCTTCGACGCACCCGCCGAGGCACCGACCACCCGTGGCTTCGCCGGCATCCTGCACGAGGGCCTGGATGGTCTGCCCGCCCAGCAGGTGCTGGCCGTGCCCGACGACGCCCCCTACCGCTTCGGGCTCGCCGAGGCCGTGTCGCCGCTGCGGATGCGGGGCATGGTCGGCATGCTCGGCCGGATCAAACGACAGGTGCGGCTGCGCGACGACGCCCGCACCGCTGAGCAGGAGAGCGCATGA
- the cmk gene encoding (d)CMP kinase, which translates to MQSSPLTVAIDGPSGSGKSSVSKAVARELGVGYLDTGAMYRALAWHCLEAGLDLTDQDAVAEAARDLPLEMPTDPDDQSLAVGGTDITSAIREPRVTEQVSAVATNLDVRAELRRRQREIIGAQREASGGIVAEGRDITTVVAPDAEHRILITASEEARLARRSTELHGGADAQQVAATRDQVVRRDQQDSTVSAFMEAADGVVTLDTSDLTFEEVVAAVLALVQGEVTPRHEADAPHTPDIDAP; encoded by the coding sequence GTGCAGTCCAGCCCCCTCACCGTCGCCATCGACGGGCCCTCCGGGTCCGGCAAGTCCTCCGTGTCCAAGGCCGTGGCCCGAGAGCTCGGCGTGGGCTACCTCGACACCGGCGCGATGTACCGCGCGCTGGCCTGGCACTGCCTGGAGGCGGGGCTCGACCTCACCGACCAGGACGCGGTCGCCGAGGCGGCGCGCGACCTGCCGCTGGAGATGCCGACCGACCCCGACGACCAGAGCCTGGCCGTCGGCGGCACCGACATCACCTCGGCCATCCGTGAGCCGCGGGTGACCGAGCAGGTCTCCGCCGTCGCCACCAACCTCGACGTGCGGGCCGAGCTGCGCCGGCGGCAGCGGGAGATCATCGGCGCCCAGCGCGAGGCGAGCGGCGGCATCGTCGCCGAGGGCCGCGACATCACCACCGTCGTGGCCCCCGACGCCGAGCACCGCATCCTCATCACGGCCTCCGAGGAGGCCCGGCTGGCCCGCCGCAGCACCGAGCTGCACGGCGGGGCCGACGCCCAGCAGGTCGCGGCGACCCGCGACCAGGTCGTGCGCCGCGACCAGCAGGACTCCACCGTCAGCGCCTTCATGGAAGCCGCCGACGGGGTCGTGACGTTGGACACCTCGGACCTCACGTTCGAGGAGGTCGTCGCGGCCGTGCTCGCCCTGGTGCAGGGCGAGGTCACGCCACGCCACGAGGCGGACGCACCGCATACCCCTGACATCGACGCCCCCTGA
- a CDS encoding sulfatase/phosphatase domain-containing protein — protein MTESTVVVLTSDHGDMLGEKGLWYKMSPYERSSRVPLILRGPRELVPAGRFANPVSLLDLLPTLVELAGAEPPSTDGAGVSLLESARREVSGVSPQEREVVVEYLAEGTHHPQVTLVRGPLKLVRCPGDPDQLFDLGADPDELRNVAQEPRYADVVAAMRAEIEARYDLEALEVEVLASQRRRSVVAHALLQGRTRPWDLTVQEQERYVRGDFWAAFRYAKLADGQG, from the coding sequence ATGACGGAGAGCACCGTGGTGGTGCTCACCAGCGACCACGGCGACATGCTGGGTGAGAAGGGGCTCTGGTACAAGATGTCGCCCTACGAGCGGTCGAGCCGGGTGCCGCTCATCTTGCGCGGCCCGCGCGAGCTGGTCCCGGCCGGGCGCTTCGCCAACCCGGTGAGCCTGCTCGACCTGCTCCCGACCCTGGTCGAGCTCGCGGGGGCGGAGCCGCCGTCCACCGACGGGGCCGGGGTCTCGCTGCTCGAGAGCGCGCGGCGCGAGGTCTCCGGCGTGTCGCCGCAGGAGCGCGAGGTCGTCGTGGAGTACCTCGCCGAGGGGACCCACCACCCCCAGGTGACCCTCGTCCGCGGCCCGCTCAAGCTGGTGCGCTGCCCAGGTGACCCCGACCAGCTCTTCGACCTCGGGGCCGACCCGGACGAGCTGCGCAACGTCGCGCAGGAGCCGCGGTATGCCGACGTCGTGGCGGCCATGCGGGCCGAGATCGAGGCACGCTACGACCTGGAGGCACTGGAGGTCGAGGTGCTCGCGAGCCAGCGCCGGCGCTCGGTCGTCGCGCACGCCCTCCTTCAGGGGCGCACCCGCCCCTGGGACCTGACCGTCCAGGAGCAGGAGCGCTATGTGCGCGGCGACTTCTGGGCGGCGTTCCGCTACGCCAAGCTGGCCGACGGCCAGGGGTGA
- a CDS encoding sulfurtransferase yields MSEKIEAYAHPERLVTTDWLAEHLDDDSVVVLESDEDVLLYDTGHIPGAQKLDWHLDLNDPLTRDYVDGARFAEVMGARGIGRDTTVVIYGDKSNWWAAYALWVMTLFGHEDVRLLDGGRAAWVAQGREMTTDVPQVAPVDYPVVERDDSGVRAFKTDVLEHLGRPMVDVRSPGEYSGELLHMPDYPQEGAMRGGHIPGARSVPWARAANEDGTFKSREELEAIYLQEQGLTSGDDVVAYCRIGERSSHTWFVLTHLLGFDNVRNYDGSWTEWGNSVGVPVER; encoded by the coding sequence ATGAGCGAGAAGATCGAGGCCTACGCCCACCCCGAGCGCCTGGTCACCACGGACTGGCTGGCCGAGCACCTGGACGACGACTCCGTGGTCGTCCTGGAGTCCGACGAGGACGTCCTGCTCTACGACACCGGGCACATCCCCGGCGCCCAGAAGCTGGACTGGCACCTCGACCTCAACGACCCGCTGACCCGCGACTACGTCGACGGCGCCCGCTTCGCCGAGGTCATGGGCGCACGCGGCATCGGCCGCGACACGACCGTCGTCATCTACGGCGACAAGTCCAACTGGTGGGCCGCCTACGCCCTGTGGGTGATGACCCTCTTCGGCCACGAGGACGTCCGGCTGCTCGACGGCGGCCGCGCCGCGTGGGTCGCGCAGGGTCGGGAGATGACGACCGACGTGCCGCAGGTGGCACCGGTGGACTACCCGGTCGTCGAGCGCGACGACAGCGGGGTCCGCGCGTTCAAGACCGACGTCCTGGAGCACCTGGGCCGGCCGATGGTCGACGTGCGCTCCCCCGGGGAGTACTCCGGTGAGCTGCTGCACATGCCCGACTACCCGCAGGAGGGCGCGATGCGCGGCGGGCACATCCCCGGCGCGAGGTCGGTGCCGTGGGCCCGCGCGGCCAACGAGGACGGCACCTTCAAGTCCCGCGAGGAGCTCGAGGCGATCTACCTGCAGGAGCAGGGCCTGACCAGCGGGGACGACGTCGTCGCCTACTGCCGCATCGGGGAGCGCTCCAGCCACACGTGGTTCGTCCTCACCCACCTGCTGGGCTTCGACAACGTCCGCAACTACGACGGCAGCTGGACCGAGTGGGGCAACTCGGTCGGCGTGCCGGTGGAGCGCTGA